The Salvelinus fontinalis isolate EN_2023a chromosome 13, ASM2944872v1, whole genome shotgun sequence DNA segment tggttatatttctctagccccatccctcagctttttactgaaatgGGGGCAGGGAggacactttgttattgtttcaactgttgATAGCTGCTTTAAATATAAATAATTTGATTTAGTAGTCAATATATGAAACAACACTAACAGACATCTGCTAACATCAGTTGTTGGTGGCATACTGTATCATCTTCCTGTATCCTTAAGTTACACCACTGACCAATCAGCAGCAGTGTTGCAACCTACCCTGTGCAGATAAGAAGTAGGCCAGGACGACCAGGGAGGAGATGAGTGAGCAGGGCAGGATGATGATGTAGAATATAGGTTTTCTCTGGATGACCAGGTTGAAGGAGATCTCCTGGTACTCCAGGTCATCAGGAGTGTAGCGTGAGTTGATCAGCTTCCTGGCTGGCCGGGGCTTTATGGCCCACTCAGTGTTCTCTAACAGGGTGGAAACAGACACACTGGGATCAATAGAAGCCATTTCATTAGGATTTGACCTGTTGATGGGTTGTAAATTGTTTACAGATAGctgttcatcaaatcaaatgttatttgtcacatgctttgtcaACAGGTTTAGACAATGTCGTAGAATTACAACATTATGTTAATCACATTACTTTTATATTAGAATGTATTCCTATATTAAAACATTCACACTGTCTGTTTTTTCTAGAGGCAACAGAATAGGGTTCTTAGAACTCTCATGTGTCTGCGTGAAGAGAGAGAATCCTCAGATTTAACTCTGACAGATTTACGATGGCTTGGTGAGAACCTAAAGACTGCATTCCATGAttagtgtctgtgtgcctgtttATCGGTAACAGGGAGGACCAATGTCCAGTTTATTTAAGGAAAGGATTTAGTATTCTAGGTTGCATTAGTATTTCTGTATAAACAAGTAGTAAATGAACTAGAGACAGATATTTGGTGCCATGTAAATCTTGATGTCTGTTGCATGAGAGCACAATGTACCTTTGTATCATTTCTGTTCCTTGTCACAAGGACTCAGGAAGACTATAAATAGTTCTAACCGAATCCTGTTTATTTGGGCTTTAACACTACACCATTGGGTGATTGTTAACGTTCCATTACTGCAGTCATTAAATAATAAAGTTCAATTGTTTTGAGGAAATCTAAAAGTCTCTTTGATTAGAATAATTCCACCACAACTAACaatgaaatgctaacttacaggtccttttccaacaatgtacTTCAGATTAAGAAAAAAAAAGTCAAATACAAAGtgacatgaggaataaatacacagtgaataacaataaAGAGTAaatataacatggctctatacaaggagtaccagtaccaagtcgatgtgcaggggtatggggTAATTGAGGaagctatgtacatataggtaaagTGATTAGGCAACAGGATAAataaaacagtagcagcagcgtacttggtgagtgtgaatgtgtgttgcgtcagtgtgtgtgtgtgttgggatgtcAGCGTAAGTATGggttagtgtgtgggtagagtccagtatgtgtgcGTAGTCACTGCAAGAGAGAGAGTGCAAAAAAGGGTCAACGCAGgtagtcagggtagccatttgattagcagtctaatggcttggggttagaagctgtttagatcctgttggttccagacttgatgcactggtaccgcttgtcatgcagtagaagagagaacagtctgtggcttGGTTGGAaggaatctttgacaattttttgggccttcctctgacaccgcctggtatagaggtcctggatggcagggagcttggccccagtgatatactgggccatatgcactaacttctgtagtgccttgagatcagatgccaagcagttaccataccaagcggtgatgcagccattcaatggtgtagctgtagaactgaggatctgagggcccatgccaaatcttttcagcctcctgagggggaagaggcattgtcatgccctcttcacgactgtgttggtgagtggaccatgataattccttagtgatgtggacaacgaggaacttgaagctttcaacccGCTCCTCTACAGCCCCAATGTGGATGGGGACGTGTTCGCTcctcctttcctgtagtccacaatcagcttctttgtcttgctgacattgaggaagaagttgttgtcctggcaccacactgccaggtctctgacattCTCCCTATAGGCAGCCTCATCGCCGTCGGTGATCAGCCCTACCACCGTCATGTCCTCAGCAAACtttatggtgttggagtcgtacatATTGATTTTGAGAAACTACAAAGTTGTATATTCAGTATTTGTGTCACACATGCAGGACTTGAGTAGTGGTGGGAAACTATTAGAGGGAGGTAGATattgaaatataatttatttaaagaatggcGTCAGAGGAGATGCCtgccgttttacaggctcctaaccaattgtgctattttgtgtgtttttctgcattgtttgtaacttattttgtacataatgttgatactacagtctcttatgaccgaaaagagcttctggatatcagaacagcgattactcacctcgaactagacaaagattttttctttaatgagtctgacgcgAAGGATATAATGCTACTCccggacaaggcccaaatcctcGTCATTCGCGTGAAGAAAATAAGGAAATACAGGTGGCGCAGATCAGGGTGCCTTATGAGAATTCATTGGTGAGTGGGTAACATGCCTATACCATCCGTTcaattggccaacgtgcaatcactggaaaataaactgttcaagactatcctaccactgggacattaaaaactgtaatatcttatgtttcatcgagtcgtggctgaacgacgacacagataatatacagttggctgggttttccatgcataggcaggacagaacagcttcgtacggtaagacaaggggtgggggtgtgtctttttgtcaagaacagctggtgcacgatgtctaatattaaggtcatctcgaggtattgcttgcctgagATAGAGTACCGTCTATTAACCACCACaaacatatatattttgttttaaatgtactttatttagtaaatattttcttaactgcattgttggttaagggcttgtaagtaagcatttcacgttaaggtctacacctgttgtattcggcgcatgtgacaaatatgatttgatttggaaaACAATAAAAACAAGACGTTGCAACATTAGTGTGTGTATTACCAGTGAAGGCCTCAGGATCAATGTCCACCCAATCAATAGGCTTGTTGGTCTCTGCATCAATATGATTTCCAACTCATTTGCACTGTATGTCTGGGACCTGAAGACTAAGGTGCAGTTCTGGTAGTCAAAGGGGAAATAGGTGATCTCTATGGCACACGTGCTGCGGTAGATCGCTGGAGGCAGCCAGTACATGTAGCCACTGGAGTAGATCAACACATTGGCATAGTAGGCCACATCAAACTTGCCATCAATGCtgcagagggggaagagaggaggggaagaaagGAGGTGGAAGGAAAGGGTAGGGTGCGATGAGAAGAGTTCAAGAGTCCATTGCTCAAAACAAAGCAAAACAGAGCCACAAAAGGGTAGGAAATCAGAATGAGGAAAAAGATGAAAGCCCTCTACTGGCTCACTTGTTCTCAAGGACGTCAGGGAGCCATACTGTGTTGTAAGGCACACAGATAACTTCAATGCCAAAATACTCAGAGGTGTTCCAGGCTAGGCGAATATCATTCCATTgctgtgggagggaggggagggaacaggcagaggagagacgagagagggggaggaacggAGGAGAAAACAGACGAGTGAGGGAGAAGAGAGCATTGAGATGGAAAAAACTCAAAGTAGGAGAAAGGAAAAACTGAATCTATGCAAGAAACAAATGACAAATTAATTGATAAGATTGTGAGTGTTTCTCTCACCAATCTCAATCCAGACATTAGTTGTGAGAGTCTCTTCCTTTTTATTCTGTAACAGAGGAGATAATATGGAGAGAGGAGATAATATGATTGTCTGATGAAGACATTTGTCCATTTCAGTTTGATATGTGATAGTACTGTAGTGCACCCTGCATGGTGGAAGTACAGAACTGTTTAGATAGTATGTCGTCCGTACGGAATATGTATTGTGTTGTTGGGGTGCAGCAGTGTGATGTGTGTAATATGTTTggttttacatttgagtcattttgcagatgctcttatccagagtgacttacagtagtgagtgcatacattttttgtacTGGCAtctaatgtatgtgtgttgtatgtgtgtgtgttgtattgttaTGCTGCAGCAGGTGTGGTCTGTCTCTCACCAGGGAGATGAGGTTGGTGAGAATCAGCTTGACCTGCACCTCCACCTTGTCTGTGGGGTGCGCTGCTGGACGAATGTTCTTGTTGTAGCTTCTGAACAGGTCCCCAATCAGCTTAGACTCCTCATTATAACTCACTGCacaagaaaggaaggaaggaaggaaggaaggaaggaaggaaggaaggaaggaaggaaggaaggaaggaaggaaggaagggaaccATGCTATTATAAAATATGGATGGCATAAAacccatagggactataaagcaTACCATTTCAAAGGATTCAACACTTGAAAGGCCAAAGGAACTTGAACAATCAGTGACCGATTTGCTAAAAGCACCCAATGAACCATTTTCAATTTACATTATTAACATCTAGGCATGTCAACCCACAGCtggctccaggcataagcgacataagcaGTCGCTTAGGGCCCCTTGCCGCTAGGGTGGtttttaggaactcagtcgggggtctcaacttactgttgagagttagataTTAATACACAAGGTACAAGTTCGAAATCCCCCCAACCAAATCTCACTTAGGGCGCCCACAAGGctagagccactccttagtaaaaggcacatgacagcctgcttggattttgccaaaaggcacttaaaggactctcagaccatgggaaacaagattctctgatctgatgaaaacaagattgaactctttggcctgaatgccaagcgtcacgtctggaggaacatggcatcatccctacggtgaagcatggtggtggcagcatcatcatgctgtggggatgtttttcagcagcagggactgggagactagtcaggattgcgGGAGgggtgaatggagcaaagtacagagatccttgatgaaaacctgctctag contains these protein-coding regions:
- the LOC129867835 gene encoding LOW QUALITY PROTEIN: acetylcholine receptor subunit gamma-like (The sequence of the model RefSeq protein was modified relative to this genomic sequence to represent the inferred CDS: inserted 1 base in 1 codon), with protein sequence MPGASLSYNEESKLIGDLFRSYNKNIRPAAHPTDKVEVQVKLILTNLISLNKKEETLTTNVWIEIQWNDIRLAWNTSEYFGIEVICVPYNTVWLPDVLENNIDGKFDVAYYANVLIYSSGYMYWLPPAIYRSTCAIEITYFPFDYQNCTLVFRSQTYSANELEIIXDAETNKPIDWVDIDPEAFTENTEWAIKPRPARKLINSRYTPDDLEYQEISFNLVIQRKPIFYIIILPCSLISSLVVLAYFLSAQAGGQKLTVSISVLLAQTVFLFLIAQKVPETSLNVPLIGKYLIFVMSVTTLIATNQIVVLNISLRSPKTHTIKQVLGGIDVSTTASLFKSLAQAAPEIKECVDACNFIAESTKQANDIGSEMESWVLIGKMIDKVCFWVAMALFSIGTVAIFLTGHFNSVPEFPFPGENKRYLPS